The following proteins are encoded in a genomic region of Magallana gigas chromosome 1, xbMagGiga1.1, whole genome shotgun sequence:
- the LOC117688245 gene encoding uncharacterized protein gives MAVPMTLTLVILCFIAQNSALLFHGDNNPGQATTIGPLGKDVTLSLLVNDFLDLKARVISQEHEIQILKNQRASEDNVTAGTVNKLMSEYVDIKAAFGLIKQEFDQNNNQTGLQALKARQDNMAQSIRYLTLSLQGHEMHDEETNRTIYHEIGQLNSKLVNENHVLNEEILNLTNRVSAEFNALLTAHEAKLATLGSEIAKQKTKLNNLNNTLLMFHIGDHKIRLVGGDSNSGRVEILYLGQWGTVCDDDFDSNDAKVVCRMLGKAT, from the exons ATGGCGGTTCCAATGACACTAACGTTGGTCATCTTGTGTTTTATAGCACAAAATTCCGCCCTTCTCTTCCACGGGGACAACAATCCAGGACAAGCCACAACCATTGGACCACTAGGTAAAGATGTCACGCTCTCCCTTCTGGTAAACGATTTTTTGGATCTGAAAGCCCGAGTCATAAGCCAAGAGCACGAAATCCAAATCCTAAAGAACCAAAGAGCGTCTGAGGATAATGTAACTGCTGGTACTGTAAATAAGCTTATGTCAGAATATGTAGATATTAAAGCTGCATTTGGACTTATAAAACAAGAGTTTGACCAAAACAACAACCAAACAGGACTTCAAGCTCTCAAAGCGAGACAAGACAATATGGCACAATCTATCCGATATTTAACACTATCTCTGCAAGGTCACGAAATGCATGATGAGGAGACAAATAGGACAATTTATCACGAAATTGGACAGCTAAATTCCAAATTGGTAAACGAAAACCACGTTTTGAATGAGGAGATTCTAAATTTAACAAACCGTGTGTCTGCAGAGTTCAACGCTCTTTTAACAGCACATGAGGCAAAACTCGCCACTTTAGGATCAGAAATAGCCAAACAGAAAACgaaattaaacaatttgaacAACACGCTTCTTATGTTTCATATTGGGGACCATA AAATTCGACTAGTCGGGGGAGATTCAAATTCTGGCAGAGTGGAGATTTTGTATCTCGGACAGTGGGGGACAGTGTGTGACGATGATTTTGACAGCAATGATGCTAAAGTTGTGTGTCGAATGCTCGGAAAAGCAACATGA